A stretch of Bubalus bubalis isolate 160015118507 breed Murrah chromosome 19, NDDB_SH_1, whole genome shotgun sequence DNA encodes these proteins:
- the TLX3 gene encoding T-cell leukemia homeobox protein 3, giving the protein MTQSLSGPRTLGKVSVRREAPGTPWPRRNGDPAASPPSPAQPFRPPRMEASASAQTPHPHEPISFGIDQILNSPDQDSAPAPRGPDGASYLGGPPGGRPGATYPSLPTSFAGLGAPFEDAGSYSVNLSLAPAGVIRVPAHRPLPGAVPPPLPSALPAMPSVPTVSSLGGLNFPWMESSRRFVKDRFTAAAALTPFTVTRRIGHPYQNRTPPKRKKPRTSFSRVQICELEKRFHRQKYLASAERAALAKSLKMTDAQVKTWFQNRRTKWRRQTAEEREAERQQASRLMLQLQHDAFQKSLNDSIQPDPLCLHNSSLFALQNLQPWEEDSSKVPAVTSLV; this is encoded by the exons ATGACACAGAGCCTGTCGGGCCCGCGCACTCTTGGCAAAGTTTCAGTGCGACGAGAGGCGCCGGGCACTCCATGGCCGCGCCGTAACGGGGACCCAGCCGCCTCcccgcccagcccagcccagcccttccGCCCGCCCAGGATGGAGGCGTCCGCCAGCGCGCAGACCCCGCACCCGCACGAGCCCATCAGCTTCGGCATTGACCAGATACTCAACAGCCCCGACCAGGACAGCGCACCGGCCCCGCGGGGCCCAGACGGCGCCAGCTACCTAGGAGGGCCCCCCGGGGGCCGCCCGGGCGCCACATACCCGTCTCTGCCCACCTCCTTTGCCGGCCTCGGCGCGCCCTTCGAGGACGCGGGATCTTACAGTGTCAACCTGAGCCTGGCGCCCGCCGGCGTGATCCGGGTGCCAGCGCACAGGCCGCTGCCCGGGGCCGTGCCGCCGCCTCTGCCTAGCGCGCTGCCTGCCATGCCCTCCGTGCCCACGGTCTCCAGCCTGGGCGGCCTCAATTTCCCCTGGATGGAGAGCAGCCGCCGCTTCGTAAAAGACCGTTTCACAG CGGCGGCGGCGCTCACGCCCTTCACCGTGACCCGGCGCATCGGCCACCCTTACCAGAACAGGACGCCGCCCAAGCGTAAGAAGCCGCGCACGTCCTTTTCTCGGGTGCAGATTTGCGAGCTGGAAAAGCGCTTCCACCGCCAGAAGTACCTGGCTTCGGCCGAGAGGGCGGCGCTCGCTAAGTCCCTCAAAATGACGGACGCGCAGGTCAAGACCTGGTTCCAAAACCGGAGGACCAAGTGGCG GCGGCAGACGGCGGAGGAGCGGGAGGCGGAGCGGCAGCAGGCGAGCCGGCTCATGCTGCAGCTGCAACACGACGCCTTCCAAAAGAGCCTCAACGACTCTATCCAGCCCGACCCGCTCTGTCTGCACAACTCGTCGCTCTTTGCTCTGCAGAATCTGCAGCCCTGGGAGGAGGATAGCTCCAAGGTCCCCGCAGTCACCTCTCTGGTGTGA